In Prionailurus viverrinus isolate Anna chromosome D1, UM_Priviv_1.0, whole genome shotgun sequence, the DNA window GCACCTCTGCGAGGGCAATGCACTGCTGACGAGGACGGTGAGTACGGGGAACCAGGGACAGGGGATGGGGAATATGCCCGAGGGTCCCCAGTTCCCGGGCAGGGAGGGATGTGGTCAGGGCTGTGTGACCAAGGGATCCATACACCTCCTCCTGGGGGGCTTCAGGTCCCCCAGGTGATTGAAATGAGGGCTTTGGGGCTCTGCTATTTCAGAGCCAGCCTCCAGTTTAGAGGGTGGCCTCTGAGCAACCTGTCCCCTAACCCACTCTCCCTTCATTGCCTTGATGGGAACATTCTTTTCCCTCCCCAAATTCTCAGACTTGGCTCACCTTggaggccctgcccctcccccaggacccAAGTACCGAAATCCTACCCCTTTCTGTCCCCTGCTGGTCTCTCCCCCAGGCTCCAGTCTCTTGGCACCCCCAGCACCTGGAGTGGGCCTGTCGTGACCTTGAACCGAGCAGCACAGAGTCCTCAGCAGGGAGGCCAGGGTCCTGCCTGAGCTCCCTACACTCAGAACATATGTCCAGAGTGACCTAGGGGAGGGCGACTGGACCTGTGGGGCCTCCAACATTCCCTCTCACCTGACCTTCCGAAGCTCTGGGCATTTgggttaaaatattttgtctacaTTTTCTTGACGCCCTAATGTGGGgaccagggcagggggaggggtccCGCTGTGAACCTTTTGAGTCTACTCAAACGTCCCTGCCGGGTTGCTGCCACACTGGAATGTGAGCCACTTGGGGGCAGGGGTTTTTGCCTGGTTCGTCTGCGGCTCTGTTCCCCTAGCTCAGTGGCTGGCGCGCAGtaggtgctcgataaatatttgtcGAGTGACTGAACACCAGCTTCGGGTctgagctgggcaggggctcACGGAGCCCAATCGGACCCTGGCCCTGCCCTTGCAGGTGAAGCCCACACCTGTTTTATGGCCTGTGAGGAAGGCAGTGGTGGCTCCGTTGTACAGCTGAGGCGGTTGGGCTCAGAGAAGGGAGTGATTtgcccagagccagatggctgGTAAGGAGAGTGTGGGTGTGAAGTCAGTTCTCTCCGGGTTCGAATTGAAGCTCTGGGCTTCTCTGTTTGTCCTCCCCCATCGCAGGCCGTAAGCAGGATGTGTGGGTGAGGCCGGCGTTCCAACATGGTGGGCCGTGCAAGGAGGGATGctgtgcgtgtgtttgtgtgtgtgtgtgtgtgtgtgtgtgtgcgcgcgcgcgcgtgtgcgcccccagggagacagaggaaggagtCCCCTGGGGAATTGAACTGGGGAAGGTGTGGCTTTACAGATGGCCTGGACAGAGGGTGCAAGCCCCTGCTGGGACCCCTGACCCCTCCGCCTCACACCCTGCAGGACCCCGAGGAGCATCAGAGgctgaagaagaaacagaagaaccGCGCAGCCGCCCAGCGCAGCCGGCAGAAGCACACGGACAAAGCAGACGCCCTGCACCAGGTGGGGTTGCCTTTCTTTCCCCATCCTGACTCCACTCACCTGGCCCGGCCACCTCGTCTCCATCCGCCTATGAGCAGCTCCCCTTATATGCTGCATGTTTCCAGGTCACCTGAGTTTGAGAGAGGTGCTGAGATACATGCGGGGGCTCTGGGGACACAAAAGTGCATTTGCAGCCCAGCCCCGCCCTTTCGGCGCCCTGATctagagagaggagacaagatAGAAGCAAACAGAAGAACTCAGCACTCACACTATGAGAAACTCTGGTTCAGGGTTAAGGTGGGCAGGCTTTAGGGTCCCAGCTGCAGCACCCATAGCTACAAGGCACTTCCTTCACCTTCACTGTCCTCATCCAAAAATATGGGGACAATAATCCCTGTCCCCTGGCAGGACCCCTGTGGAGATCAAAGGAGGCAAAGGAgccttggaggtggggggggggggcaggagagggttCCACTGTACTTGCCTCTTGACCTTGGATGGTAACTTGACCTTGGATCGTGACCTGACCCTTagagcttttcttctttctctgtgcagAGAGCAAGGATACTACCAGTTCCATCCCAGGGAAAGGATTAAGACCTGGGCTCAAGACCTGGCCCTTGGGAAGGCCGCATACCCCTTAGTCCTTATAGCGATGAGTGAAATTCACAGCCCTCCATGCCAAAGGCCCTACGCTCTCTGctacccccacccctacccctctgcccccctctcctaACATCCCACGCCCTGTTCTCCCTGTTCTTTCACTAGCCGAGCACATCCAACCTCAGGGGCTCTATGTAGACCGTTCCCTCTGTTCTCAGAGAACAGCCCAGCTAGACCTTCCCTTCTTTCCAgttgtttggtttatttcttatttattttaattaaaaaaattttttttaagttttatttatttatttttgagagagagagatagagagagtgagtgggggaggggcagagagagggagagagagagaatccccagcaggctctgtgctgtcagcacggagcccgactcggggctcgaactcacacgctgtgagatcgtgacctgagccaaaaccaagagtcggactcttaaccgactgagccacccaggcgcccctcagttgtTTGGTTTAAATGCTACCTCCTCAGAAGGACTTTTCTAAGCCATCTGATCTAAAGAGACGTCTACTTGTGACTccgctttatttttcttgttagcCCTGAACTTCAGTTACATATTCAGATATCTATCGCTTGTCTCCCTCACCAGACTGTAAGAGCCACGAAAGCAGGGAACGATTCTGTTCCTTGCTATTTGCCCATCACCCGGAACAGTGCCTGACAAACAGAGGGAACTCAGTAATGCCCTGTGAAGCGAATGACAGAGTCAGAATAGAGCGCTCTAGGAacacacggcgggggggggggtaacaCATGGGTAGCAGCAGTAGGATGATACCAGAGATGAAGTCTGAGCTGGTCTTGAAGGATGAATCGTTTTCCAAATGGATGGAGGTAAGAAAAGGCATTGCAGGCAAATGAAGGAGCCCGGGCTTGGGTGTGAGGGAGCAGCACCCTGTAGATTGTCCCGAGTGAGGACCGATGTCCAGTAGGGTGTCCGTCTGGCCGGGATAGGGAGCTTCATGCGTTCATGTCTTCATTCCTCCCAGAAATGCCTATCGAGTGTCTCCTGGGTGACAGGTGTAAGTCTTAAGCATTGGAGATACAGCTGTGAACACAGCAGACGGAAGCCCACCCCACACTCTCCGGGGCTCGTATTCTCATGGGGGAGCCAGCCGGACAAATAAATTGTCCGTGAGGCATCTGGGATGTCAGctggtgataagtgctatgggGAAAAAtacagggggtgggtggggggggggagatggcaACCTAACtagggaagccttccctgaggcGGTAACATGTGAGTAGCCTGGATGTGGccaatgaacgaacgaatgaaccGATGAGTGACTCAATTTCTGGAGTTGAATGGAAGCCtttggagaatatttttttttttaagatttttaatatttatttttgggagacagagatgtgcacgagtgggggaggggcagagagagagggagacacagaatcggaagcaggctccgggctctgagctgtcagcacagagcccgacgcggggctcgaactcacgagctgtgagatcatgacctgagccgaggtcggacgctcagccgacagagccgcccaggcgccgCATAAGCCTCTGGAGAATTTAAGCAAGAGGTGACCTGATCACATGTTTTCAAAACGTTATTCCACGGGCAGAGACCAGCCTGGAAGCAGGGCCTTTGATTCTGTTAGAATTTTGAGTTCATGCCCGAAGCgacatttttatgtaaaacatccttgcctcctcttttaaaaattgtccaCGAAAGAGATGAGGTTGGGGAGGGGACCAGAGGAAGTCACTCGGCCTTGGGAGCCGTGGAAAGAAAGTTCTTTTGTTGCTGTCGCCGTAAATGGTTGTTTAGAACTGCGTGCTATCAAGGGGGGTCTCAGGACCCAGTGTCCAGCAGAACAGACCCTAACAGACGCTGACTCAGGGGTGCTGGATAGAACATAGTCGCCCTGTGAACCACTACCCTGGGCTCCTCCCACAGTGCCTCAGTGGGTGAGTCCTGGGCCCTGGGGAGGTCTGGCACTGACACGAAGCAGCCCAGAGGTGCGTACGACAGAATGACCTCTCGGTTGTCATGAGAAGGCCACATCGGGATCGGCCCGGGAGAGGAGGTTGCTGGAAGAGTgccagggagaggagacaggaagtGTGGCAGAAAGCAGAGTCCGTTGGAGGGACAGGAAGTGAAGGGGAGCAGGAGGTGTGAGCCAGGCCCGCCGTGCACAGGGAGGTGTGGGAGCCTTTAACGTCCGGTTGATGATGCAATTGCCGGATGGCTCCTCTGGGCCGAGAGAACAGAGTGGTTCGAGGGGCGCCCCAGTCGGTACAGCTCCCAGGTGAGTGGAGGTGACAGGCTGGTGGAGCACGGCTGGCTCAGGGAACTGGTGGCAGGGATGGAGAGCAGCCCAATCTACCCCCGTAGGAGAAGGGGCAAGACGTGGCGGGCGGTGGCGAAGAGCTGGCCAGAGAGGAGGAGCCAAGGGGCCCTTAGCTTAGACATTCAGATGGTAGTGGTATCTTCCCTCCTAAGTTAAGGAGCCTGGGGGCAGGGTACGGGGCTCGTGCTGGGACCCTAATGCCGGCtgacacccccttccccaccctcctgctTCTGCCCCCAGCAGCACGAGACGCTGGAGAAACACAACCGCTTGCTGCGGAAGGAGATCCAGACTCTGCAAGCTGAGCTGGGGTGGTGGAGCCGGACCCTGCATGCGCACGAGCGCCTGTGCCTGATGGACTGTGCCAACCGCTTGGCTCCGGTGCCCCCTGGCTGCTGGGGCCAGACTGAGCAGCCCCCGGACCCCATGCCCTGTGGACAATATGGCTTCCAGGAACAGCCGGGCCTGTTCCAGACTCCCGTCTCTTCTCCCTCGGCTCACCAGCTCTCTTCACATCTGCGGCCTCATAGTTCCCCTGgcctcctcctgtcccctctgccttctctgtgcACCGTGgcccctgcaccccctccccagctggcccCCAGCCCTGTCCAGTCAGCCTCGCCCACTGGCTCCAGCCTGCTAAGGCCTTCCTCCAAGCTCGACACCCTCCTGCCCAACCCCCCAGCCCAACCTGCCCCTCTACAGCCCCTTGGGGTGCAGCACCCCACCAGGGGGAAGCTGGGGTCCCCACCTGACAGCGCCTCACCTGCTCTGGGGCTGGCCGGCCTGCAGGGTAGGGAGCACAAGCCTgtgtcagcagcagcagcagaccGGCAAGGGCTGGGTGTGGATCCCAGTCCCCACCCACTCCTGGCCTTCCCCCTGCTCTCCTCTGCTCAAGTTCACTTCTAAACCACCCCCTGGAGCTGAGCCAGCCCCTTCCTGGGGCTGAAGGAGCAGCCATAGCACACAGGGACCTCCTCCATCACCCCTGGAGGTTGCCTTTCTTGGCTGACCCGCTGGCCCAGCATTTCACCAAGAAAAGAGAGTCATTCCTGCTGCCCACCACTCTGCTGGGCCCTGTCACTGCTATTATCTTATGTCGAGTCTGTGGTCATTGCGCAAAATCCGGATCGTCGCTCCCCTTTTTTAGATCAGGAGATAGAGGCCAGAGAAGCCGTgtgatgtgcccaaggtcacgtggCCTTTTTTGGGATCTGAAACCCCACCATCTGCTCCTCCTTTTCTTGGTGGGATCCTGGCCCGGGCACCCTAGGAACTGACGTCCTAGAAAGCGGGGGCTGGCGTGAAGAGGTTGAAGTGCCGGGAGCAAGGAGGAGACCTTTCTTCTGGTCTGTGCCTCCCAGGGCCACAGATCCCTGCGGTCCTTGAAACCTCGCCCTACTGGGGCTGGTTCAGAGTCCAGGCCTAGATGGGGAGAGGCCAGCCAAACAGGAGCCCGGAAGTGGACTCTTTCTTCCCTAGCCGTGCTTTCAGTGCCAAGGAACCGCACTTGTGAGTTGGAGCTGGGGAGAAGCCTAGTACAGTCTCCCTGGGGATGTCTGCCGGAGGGGCACCTATAGACATGCCAAGACCTCTAGGAGAGTCTCCAGGGTCAGCTCTCCAGGCTCTTCCCAAACAGCTCCCTGCCTTTCCCAGGCAGGAGCTCAGCTGTAGTATCGGctgggattgggggtgggggttctcaCTCAGACTCAGTCCAAGCTCCGTAAGGGGCCTGAGCCGAGAAACCCCAATCCTCCACCTGGATTTTCATACAGACACTATGCAAGTATTTGACACGCTCCAAGATGCTGAGCACGTCTTGGCGTACGTGTTGTGGTAAATACATTAAAGTGTTTTCCAATTCTTTTTGCTTTGGCtagtttttttaaagctctgatTGTACTCTACATGATTGAAACTGAAGGGCCTTTGAAAGAGGAGGGAATAGTCTAGGGGCTTAGAGGTGGGCAATCCCTCATGGGCCTCCCAATCTAACCCCCTCCCCATATTGcggatgaggaagctgaggcccagagatgggaTGTACTTGTCCGGGGCCACGCAGCTAGACCAAGGGTGATGGTTTCAGGATTGTGGGTGGTGCCGGCGGTGGGGGTCTGAACCACAGGTTCATGGAGAGCAGACTGGTGGGAGGAAAGCCAAGATACTTTTCACTGAAGGTCAGCGGGAGTCTGGGACAAGAGTTGATATCATGCGCCATGGACTGAGACTTAACGAGGGGCAGGCCCTGTGTGTGAGGACACTGTGGTCTGGCTTGTGTCCGTATGACCTAAAATTTGTCAGGTACTGTGCTGTGTTTCACCTGGGTTAACCCCCGGGTTGTGCCTCTAataactctgtgaggtaggtacgGTCGTTATTCCCACTGTTcggaaagggaaactgaggcctgggggtGTTAAGTAACAAGCAAAGGACACATAGCCAGGAAGTGTTGTAGGCTTGATGCAGCATGAGAAACACTTAAACATAGGTGATCCTGCCTTCTCCCTACCCCATGCCCCCTACCCCCTCTCCCCACAAGCCCTGCTTGAAGGGGCCAGCATGCGCCGATAGGCGTGAACCGAAGACTTAAAACCCCACCTTGAGCTCAAAACATGAGAGAGGGAAGTGACTAAATTAATGTTGGTGCACTCATCAAATGGGCTGCTGGAGAGGCGCGAGGAATAAATAATGCTTCGAAGTACAGTTAATGAGATGAGAAAATGCTCCTAACACAttaagctgggggaaaaaaaaaagaatgtgtaactGTCACTATAGTTTgatattctgtttctttaaaaatataaaaaggagtgGGAGGAGATGTTGTAGATTCTCCCCAGAAGGGATATGAGCTAATATCTGTGAATCCTCGAATTTGTCAACATAGCTACGGTTATAGCCTGAGCCTTCCACGTGGTTGAGTAGAGCCTAGAAATTTATATCTGGGTGTATCTATTGCTGTACAACAAATGACTCCAAAACTTAGCGGCTTCACGATGAGTGTTTATCATCAGCGATGAGTGTTTATCATCTCACAGATTCTGTGGGCACAGCGTAgctgggggcctggggctcagGGTCTCCCACAGGCCCCAATCAAAGCGTTGGCTGAGGCTGCAACATGGGAAGGTTcagctgggggtggaggagatCAGGTTCGAAG includes these proteins:
- the BATF2 gene encoding basic leucine zipper transcriptional factor ATF-like 2 isoform X2, with the translated sequence MHLCEGNALLTRTDPEEHQRLKKKQKNRAAAQRSRQKHTDKADALHQHETLEKHNRLLRKEIQTLQAELGWWSRTLHAHERLCLMDCANRLAPVPPGCWGQTEQPPDPMPCGQYGFQEQPGLFQTPVSSPSAHQLSSHLRPHSSPGLLLSPLPSLCTVAPAPPPQLAPSPVQSASPTGSSLLRPSSKLDTLLPNPPAQPAPLQPLGVQHPTRGKLGSPPDSASPALGLAGLQGREHKPVSAAAADRQGLGVDPSPHPLLAFPLLSSAQVHF
- the BATF2 gene encoding basic leucine zipper transcriptional factor ATF-like 2 isoform X1, coding for MHLCEGNALLTRTDPEEHQRLKKKQKNRAAAQRSRQKHTDKADALHQQHETLEKHNRLLRKEIQTLQAELGWWSRTLHAHERLCLMDCANRLAPVPPGCWGQTEQPPDPMPCGQYGFQEQPGLFQTPVSSPSAHQLSSHLRPHSSPGLLLSPLPSLCTVAPAPPPQLAPSPVQSASPTGSSLLRPSSKLDTLLPNPPAQPAPLQPLGVQHPTRGKLGSPPDSASPALGLAGLQGREHKPVSAAAADRQGLGVDPSPHPLLAFPLLSSAQVHF